The proteins below are encoded in one region of Pseudoduganella armeniaca:
- a CDS encoding HDOD domain-containing protein, which produces MPTAAARPIAQESSVEDALLRSIRIPPRPSLLVDLQRELAEEDPSPRRIARIIGNDVGMSGALLKLANSPFFGATRKAKSVEQAINFLGINQCAALLTGLLARQAIDGKDGALNQFWDTSARRAQALVFISRRLRIAPPDISHTFGLFCDIGVPLLLDRFADYADTLAIASSDGQRSFTAIEDDRHATNHAAIGCLLARNWGLSPDVSWAILHHHDYAVLDDESTDDAIRSLVAASVLAERGIVRYHGNGASLEWDKGGEPACRHLGLEVDEAEDLLDELHETFHNEH; this is translated from the coding sequence ATGCCAACAGCCGCCGCCCGCCCCATCGCCCAGGAATCCTCCGTCGAGGATGCCCTGCTGCGTTCCATCCGCATTCCGCCTCGTCCCAGCCTGCTGGTAGACCTGCAGCGCGAACTGGCGGAGGAAGACCCGTCGCCGCGCCGTATCGCCCGCATCATCGGCAACGACGTCGGCATGTCCGGCGCGCTGCTGAAACTGGCCAACTCGCCGTTCTTCGGCGCCACCCGCAAGGCCAAGTCGGTCGAGCAGGCCATCAACTTCCTTGGCATCAACCAGTGCGCGGCCCTGCTCACCGGCCTGCTGGCGCGCCAGGCCATCGACGGCAAGGACGGTGCCTTGAACCAGTTCTGGGACACCTCGGCGCGGCGCGCCCAGGCCCTCGTGTTCATCTCGCGCCGGCTGCGCATCGCCCCGCCCGACATCTCGCATACCTTCGGCCTGTTCTGCGACATCGGCGTGCCGCTGCTGCTGGACCGCTTCGCCGACTATGCCGACACGCTGGCCATCGCGTCGAGCGACGGCCAGCGCTCGTTCACCGCCATCGAGGACGACCGCCACGCCACCAACCACGCCGCGATCGGCTGCCTGCTGGCGCGCAACTGGGGCCTGTCGCCGGACGTCTCGTGGGCAATCCTGCACCACCACGACTACGCGGTGCTGGACGACGAGTCCACCGACGACGCCATCCGCTCGCTCGTCGCCGCCTCCGTGCTGGCCGAGCGCGGCATCGTCCGCTACCACGGCAACGGCGCCTCGCTGGAATGGGACAAGGGGGGCGAACCCGCGTGCCGCCATCTCGGCCTGGAAGTCGACGAAGCCGAAGACCTGCTCGACGAGCTGCACGAGACCTTCCACAACGAACACTGA
- a CDS encoding DNA-3-methyladenine glycosylase — MSTLLAGIDFDAPSEEVARLLIGVTLLVDGVGGRIVETEAYDREDPASHAFSGPTARNASMFGPAAHSYVYRSYGIHWCLNFVCREAGHGAGVLIRAIEPVLGLDTMRARRGLIEAKLLCSGPGRVCQALAVTREHNGLSLAAAPFELLPREGEVDIVAGPRIGISKAMDVPWRFGLRGSPHLSKPFRT, encoded by the coding sequence ATGTCTACTCTGCTGGCAGGAATTGATTTCGATGCACCATCCGAGGAGGTGGCCCGTTTGTTGATCGGCGTGACGTTGCTGGTCGACGGCGTTGGCGGGCGCATCGTCGAAACGGAAGCCTATGACCGGGAAGACCCGGCCTCGCACGCCTTTTCCGGCCCCACCGCGCGCAACGCGTCGATGTTCGGCCCGGCCGCGCACAGCTACGTCTACCGCTCGTACGGCATCCACTGGTGCCTGAATTTCGTCTGCCGCGAGGCGGGCCATGGCGCCGGGGTGCTGATCCGCGCCATCGAACCGGTGCTGGGGCTGGACACGATGCGCGCCCGGCGCGGCCTGATCGAGGCGAAGCTGCTGTGCTCCGGTCCGGGCCGGGTATGCCAGGCGCTCGCCGTCACGCGCGAGCACAACGGCCTGTCGCTGGCGGCGGCGCCGTTCGAGCTGCTGCCGCGCGAGGGCGAGGTCGACATCGTCGCCGGCCCGCGCATCGGCATCTCGAAGGCGATGGACGTGCCGTGGCGCTTCGGCCTGCGCGGCTCGCCGCATCTGAGCAAGCCATTCAGAACGTAG
- a CDS encoding methyl-accepting chemotaxis protein, with amino-acid sequence MLNKLRIGPKLLLAPGVVLILLVAITACAWYGMVRQNASMENLVQVRAARLKAVADVAGDARFVHANIYQLLAWVNGSFAKNRLDALTAQIHSRHQGIEQQLRKLAQVSTPEERKLADASAAALAAYRKGVLETIEMAQMDQAIATNSMQKAEAQFVKLDEALGRQSALEKSLSETAYASAVADFHQLRVTMTVLCVLSVALSLLVSMRVRAVLLRDIRAIADVVRSLAAGRLTSGRANDGKDEIAQTARVLDQSIANLGQTLRTIRGAVQSIDTASHEIASGNLDLSNRTERQAGSLEETASAMESLTTAVRQNADNAREACRLAATATTLAQKGGDAVAQAVTTMESIRASSRKIVEIIGVIDSISFQTNILALNAAVEAARAGEQGRGFAVVASEVRTLAQRSAAAAKEIKELIAASVATIDNGAASVSLAGSSMGDIVGSVRQVNQIIERISAASAEQAQGISEVNAAVGQIDDVTQQNAALVEQAAAAAESLQDQAVNLSRAVAVFEFDAVEAVAKESEQDHDVAVERRAPDSPLRGLRQLPLAEVEDDLPTTKGWGQTRRV; translated from the coding sequence ATGCTGAACAAATTACGAATCGGACCCAAACTGCTGCTGGCGCCAGGCGTCGTGCTGATCCTGCTGGTGGCCATCACGGCCTGCGCGTGGTACGGCATGGTGCGCCAGAACGCCTCGATGGAAAACCTCGTGCAGGTGCGCGCCGCGCGCCTGAAAGCCGTGGCCGACGTGGCGGGCGACGCCCGCTTCGTCCACGCCAATATCTACCAGCTGCTGGCCTGGGTCAACGGCAGCTTCGCGAAGAACCGGCTCGATGCGCTGACGGCGCAGATCCACAGCCGCCACCAGGGCATCGAGCAGCAACTGCGCAAACTGGCCCAGGTCTCCACGCCGGAGGAGCGCAAGCTGGCCGACGCCTCGGCGGCGGCGCTGGCGGCCTACCGCAAGGGCGTGCTGGAAACCATCGAGATGGCGCAGATGGACCAGGCCATCGCCACCAATTCGATGCAAAAGGCGGAGGCGCAGTTCGTCAAGCTGGACGAAGCGCTGGGCCGCCAGTCGGCGCTGGAAAAATCGCTCAGCGAGACGGCCTACGCCAGCGCGGTCGCCGACTTCCACCAGTTGCGCGTGACGATGACGGTGCTGTGCGTGCTGTCGGTCGCGCTCTCCCTGCTGGTGTCGATGCGGGTGCGCGCCGTGCTGCTGCGCGATATCCGCGCCATTGCCGACGTGGTGCGCAGCCTCGCGGCGGGTCGTCTCACCAGCGGCAGGGCCAACGACGGCAAGGACGAAATCGCCCAGACGGCGCGGGTGCTGGACCAGAGCATCGCCAACCTCGGCCAGACCCTGCGCACGATCCGCGGCGCCGTGCAGTCGATCGACACGGCTTCGCATGAAATCGCCAGCGGCAACCTGGACCTGTCCAACCGCACCGAACGCCAGGCCGGCTCGCTGGAGGAAACCGCCAGCGCGATGGAGAGCCTGACGACGGCCGTGCGCCAGAACGCCGACAACGCCCGCGAAGCCTGCCGGCTAGCGGCGACGGCGACGACCCTGGCGCAGAAAGGCGGCGACGCCGTCGCCCAGGCGGTGACGACGATGGAGTCGATCCGCGCCAGCTCGCGCAAGATTGTCGAGATCATCGGCGTGATCGACAGCATTTCGTTCCAGACCAATATCCTGGCGCTGAACGCGGCGGTGGAAGCGGCACGGGCGGGCGAACAGGGGCGCGGCTTCGCCGTCGTCGCTTCCGAGGTGCGCACGCTGGCGCAGCGCTCGGCCGCCGCCGCCAAGGAGATCAAGGAGCTGATCGCCGCCTCCGTCGCGACGATCGACAACGGCGCGGCCTCCGTCAGCCTGGCCGGCAGCAGCATGGGCGACATCGTCGGCTCGGTGCGGCAGGTGAACCAGATCATCGAACGCATCAGCGCCGCCAGCGCCGAACAGGCCCAGGGCATCTCGGAAGTGAACGCGGCGGTCGGCCAGATCGACGACGTCACGCAGCAGAACGCGGCGCTGGTCGAACAGGCGGCTGCCGCTGCCGAGAGCCTGCAGGACCAGGCGGTCAACCTGTCGCGGGCGGTAGCGGTGTTCGAGTTCGACGCGGTGGAGGCGGTCGCGAAGGAGTCGGAGCAGGACCATGATGTCGCGGTCGAGCGCCGGGCGCCGGACAGTCCGCTGCGCGGCTTGCGCCAGCTGCCACTGGCCGAGGTGGAGGACGATTTGCCAACAACGAAGGGCTGGGGTCAGACCCGGCGGGTCTGA
- a CDS encoding cache domain-containing protein — MLIGSLACLAMASAFATTEPTEKDAIAMAERGAAFMKAHGKDELMKKLSAKDPDFVQGELYVDMRDLKTGIVLAHPINPSIVGKDLTDVPDPSGKKYRREIIELAAKSGKGWVDYMYKNPVSGKIEPKTTYILRVNDVVLEAGIYKK, encoded by the coding sequence ATGCTGATCGGCAGCCTGGCCTGCCTGGCGATGGCAAGCGCCTTCGCGACCACCGAACCGACCGAGAAGGACGCCATCGCGATGGCCGAACGGGGCGCCGCCTTCATGAAGGCACACGGCAAGGACGAGCTGATGAAAAAGCTGTCCGCCAAGGACCCGGACTTCGTGCAGGGCGAACTGTACGTCGACATGCGCGACCTGAAGACGGGCATCGTGCTGGCCCATCCGATCAACCCGTCCATCGTCGGCAAGGACCTGACGGACGTGCCGGACCCCAGCGGCAAGAAGTACCGCCGCGAGATCATCGAGCTGGCCGCGAAGAGCGGCAAGGGCTGGGTGGACTACATGTACAAGAATCCCGTGAGCGGCAAGATCGAACCGAAGACCACCTACATCCTGCGCGTCAATGACGTCGTGCTGGAAGCGGGCATTTACAAGAAATAA
- a CDS encoding KamA family radical SAM protein, translating into MSNPKFKPYTRQSIRQARQWQWLPPDQQEAVQVVSHVMPFRTNEYVMEQLIDWSRVPDDPIYRLTFPHRDMLPIEEYRTLRDLVMVKQDDAAIAAYVHQIRMRMNPHPAGQMTHNVPRVNDAPLRGLQHKYNETVLFFPSSGQTCHAYCTFCFRWPQFVGMEDMKFDAKETGELVSYLKNHKEVTDVLITGGDPMIMNTRSLADFIEPLLAPELEHIQNIRIGTKSVAYWPQRFVTDRDADDLLRLFEKVVAAGKNMAIMGHYNHAVELRQDIAQKAVKRIVGTGATLRMQGPLIRHINEDPHSWAELWRTGVRLGAIPYYMFVERDTGPREYFQLPLARAHEIFQQAYQMVSGLARTVRGPSMSAFPGKVVIDGVANIAGEKVFALQFLQARNPDWVRKPFYAKYDPEATWLDHLKPAFGQERFFFETEGQPHHVAPVERKVIPIGSAREGCTHHSNAA; encoded by the coding sequence ATGTCGAATCCGAAATTCAAGCCGTACACGCGCCAGAGCATTCGCCAGGCGCGCCAATGGCAGTGGTTACCGCCGGACCAGCAAGAAGCGGTGCAGGTGGTGTCGCACGTGATGCCGTTCCGCACCAACGAATACGTGATGGAGCAGTTGATCGACTGGAGCCGTGTGCCGGACGATCCGATCTACCGGCTGACGTTCCCGCACCGCGACATGCTGCCCATCGAGGAGTACCGCACCCTGCGCGACCTGGTGATGGTCAAGCAGGACGATGCCGCGATCGCCGCCTACGTGCACCAGATCCGCATGCGCATGAATCCCCATCCGGCCGGCCAGATGACGCACAACGTGCCGCGCGTGAACGACGCGCCGCTGCGCGGCCTGCAGCACAAATACAACGAAACGGTGCTGTTCTTCCCCAGCTCCGGCCAGACCTGCCACGCCTACTGCACGTTCTGCTTCCGCTGGCCGCAGTTCGTCGGCATGGAAGACATGAAGTTCGACGCGAAGGAGACCGGCGAACTGGTGTCCTACCTGAAGAACCACAAGGAAGTGACGGACGTGCTGATCACGGGTGGCGACCCGATGATCATGAACACTCGCTCGCTGGCCGACTTCATCGAGCCGCTGCTGGCGCCGGAGCTGGAGCACATCCAGAACATCCGCATCGGCACCAAGTCCGTGGCATATTGGCCACAGCGCTTCGTCACCGACCGCGACGCGGACGACCTGCTGCGCCTGTTCGAGAAGGTGGTCGCCGCGGGCAAGAACATGGCGATCATGGGCCACTACAACCATGCGGTGGAGCTGCGCCAGGATATCGCGCAGAAGGCCGTCAAGCGCATCGTCGGCACCGGCGCCACCTTGCGCATGCAGGGCCCTTTGATCCGGCACATCAACGAGGACCCGCACAGCTGGGCCGAGCTGTGGCGCACCGGCGTGCGCCTGGGTGCGATCCCGTACTACATGTTCGTCGAGCGCGATACCGGTCCGCGCGAGTATTTCCAGCTGCCGCTGGCGCGCGCGCACGAGATCTTCCAGCAGGCCTACCAGATGGTGTCCGGCCTGGCGCGCACGGTGCGCGGTCCGTCGATGAGCGCCTTCCCCGGCAAGGTCGTCATCGATGGCGTGGCCAATATCGCCGGCGAGAAAGTGTTCGCGCTGCAGTTCCTGCAGGCGCGTAATCCCGACTGGGTGCGCAAGCCGTTCTATGCCAAGTACGATCCGGAGGCGACGTGGCTCGATCACCTGAAGCCCGCGTTCGGGCAGGAGCGCTTCTTCTTCGAGACGGAAGGCCAGCCCCACCATGTCGCACCGGTGGAGCGCAAGGTGATCCCGATCGGGTCCGCGCGCGAGGGCTGCACGCATCACAGCAACGCCGCATAA
- a CDS encoding MFS transporter, translated as MPAAHRERAAGAAADGAAALTPAELGLLTSAYFLAFAVAQLPVGLALDRYGPRRVQFAMLLLAAFGTLAFAGGSTFGQMLAARTLMGLGLAGCFMAAVKAVSTWIAPTRLPSVQGYLIAAGGLGAASATLPVRLFLQFADWRWLFVCLALACAAVGLLILLLAPTPPAVASKRFDMRVLADVYRNPAFRETAGLVLIPHTIFFGVQGLWIGRWLTEVGRFPEQSVAWLLYLGMAAVIFGAISVGMVTEWAARRGIDAITVAAAGVALFVAVQIGIVLGWRPGMAQLSVLFTLVGTITGIEYTIVAQAMPPALTGRASTCLNLLIFTGAFLVQAGFGQVLGLWQPDAANHYPAAAYQAAFGVLVLLQLPGLAWFAWRRRRALPRNTVESAF; from the coding sequence ATGCCTGCTGCGCACCGTGAACGCGCTGCTGGCGCCGCAGCTGATGGGGCGGCCGCGCTGACGCCGGCCGAACTGGGGCTGCTGACGAGCGCGTATTTCCTTGCGTTCGCGGTCGCGCAGCTGCCGGTCGGGCTGGCGCTGGACCGCTACGGACCGCGCCGCGTGCAGTTCGCCATGCTGCTGCTGGCCGCCTTCGGCACGCTGGCGTTCGCCGGCGGCAGCACGTTCGGCCAGATGCTGGCCGCGCGTACGCTGATGGGGCTTGGCTTGGCAGGCTGCTTCATGGCGGCCGTGAAAGCCGTGTCGACCTGGATCGCGCCGACCCGGCTACCGTCGGTGCAGGGCTACCTGATCGCGGCCGGTGGCCTGGGGGCCGCGTCGGCCACCTTGCCCGTGCGCCTGTTCCTGCAGTTCGCCGACTGGCGCTGGCTGTTCGTGTGCCTGGCGCTGGCCTGCGCCGCGGTGGGTCTCCTGATCCTGCTGCTGGCGCCGACGCCGCCGGCCGTGGCCAGCAAGCGCTTCGACATGCGGGTGCTGGCGGACGTGTACCGTAATCCCGCCTTCCGCGAGACGGCGGGGCTGGTGCTGATCCCGCACACGATCTTTTTCGGCGTGCAGGGACTGTGGATTGGCCGCTGGCTGACCGAGGTGGGCCGCTTTCCCGAGCAGAGCGTGGCGTGGCTGCTATACCTGGGCATGGCGGCCGTGATCTTCGGCGCCATCTCGGTCGGGATGGTCACGGAGTGGGCGGCGCGGCGCGGCATCGACGCGATCACGGTCGCCGCCGCCGGCGTCGCGCTGTTCGTCGCGGTGCAGATCGGCATCGTGCTGGGCTGGCGGCCCGGCATGGCGCAGCTGTCGGTGCTGTTCACGCTGGTGGGCACGATCACCGGCATCGAATACACGATCGTCGCGCAGGCGATGCCGCCGGCGTTGACGGGACGCGCGTCGACCTGCCTGAACCTGCTGATTTTCACCGGCGCCTTCCTGGTGCAAGCGGGCTTCGGCCAGGTGCTGGGACTCTGGCAGCCGGATGCCGCCAACCACTATCCCGCCGCCGCCTACCAGGCCGCGTTCGGGGTGCTCGTGCTGCTGCAGCTGCCAGGCCTAGCTTGGTTCGCGTGGCGTCGCCGCAGGGCCCTGCCGCGGAACACTGTAGAATCTGCGTTTTGA
- a CDS encoding fumarylacetoacetate hydrolase family protein — translation MKLVRYGRVGKEKPGLIDEEGKLRDLSGVIGDIGGANLSDKALRKLAKIAPESLPLVRGNPRFGVPVAGVGKFIGIGLNYADHAAEAGLPVPKEPIVFMKAITSLSGPDDDVMLPKGSKKTDWEVELGVVIGTRARHVSEAEAEQYIAGYCVVNDVSEREYQLERGSQWDKGKGCDTFGPVGPWLVTRDEVWDVNDLDLYLELNGKRMQTGSTATMIFKVPQLVSYLSQFMTLEPGDIIATGTPPGVGMARTPKRFLKKGDFLRLGIAGLGEQQQEVIGFQQY, via the coding sequence ATGAAACTGGTTCGTTACGGCCGCGTGGGCAAGGAGAAGCCTGGCCTGATCGATGAAGAAGGCAAGCTGCGTGACCTGTCCGGCGTGATCGGCGACATCGGCGGCGCGAACCTGTCGGACAAGGCGCTGCGCAAGCTGGCCAAGATCGCGCCGGAGTCGCTGCCGCTGGTGCGCGGCAACCCGCGCTTCGGCGTGCCGGTCGCCGGCGTCGGCAAGTTCATCGGCATCGGCCTGAATTACGCCGACCATGCGGCAGAGGCGGGCCTGCCGGTTCCGAAGGAGCCGATCGTCTTCATGAAGGCGATCACCAGCCTGTCCGGCCCGGACGACGACGTGATGCTGCCGAAGGGCTCGAAGAAGACCGACTGGGAAGTGGAGCTGGGCGTCGTCATCGGCACGCGCGCGCGCCACGTCAGCGAGGCGGAAGCGGAGCAGTACATCGCCGGCTACTGCGTCGTCAACGACGTGTCGGAACGCGAGTACCAGCTGGAGCGCGGTTCGCAATGGGACAAGGGCAAGGGCTGCGACACGTTCGGCCCGGTCGGCCCCTGGCTCGTCACGCGCGACGAGGTGTGGGACGTCAACGACCTGGACCTGTACCTGGAGCTGAACGGCAAGCGCATGCAGACCGGCAGCACCGCGACGATGATCTTCAAGGTGCCGCAGCTGGTCAGCTACCTGTCGCAGTTCATGACGCTGGAGCCGGGCGACATCATCGCCACCGGCACGCCACCGGGCGTGGGCATGGCCCGCACGCCGAAGCGCTTCCTGAAGAAGGGCGACTTCCTGCGCCTGGGCATCGCCGGCCTGGGCGAGCAGCAGCAGGAAGTGATCGGGTTCCAGCAATACTAA
- a CDS encoding aspartate aminotransferase family protein, translated as MTQLIHRNLRVAPPTAVCAFGMYVRDGDGNTYLDASGGAAVSSLGHSHPDVLAAIGSQLKTTAYAHSAFFTTDAAEELAARLADGAPGDLNHVYLVSGGSEAIETALKLARQYFVEHGEPQRRMFIARRQSYHGNTLGALALGGNEWRRKPFEPLLMDVARVSPCYEYRERPASQDLQDYTAGLLVELEHKILDVGPQNVIGFCAEPVVGATLGAVTATPGYFQGVRALCDKYGILFIADEVMCGMGRTGTLYAIEQEGVVPDIVALGKGLAAGYQPVGAVLARSHIVERLRSGSGVFQHGHTYNAHPVAAAAALAVQKVIQRDALLAAVIERGVTLRRMLRDAFGMHPHVGDIRGRGLFVGLELVQDRDTKRPFDPDLKLHAAVKAKAMECGLMVYPMGGTVDGRRGDHILLAPPFIATDADLGQIVARLSDALARALEAIRPV; from the coding sequence ATGACGCAACTCATCCACCGCAACCTGCGTGTCGCGCCGCCCACTGCCGTCTGTGCATTCGGCATGTATGTCCGCGACGGCGACGGCAATACCTATCTCGATGCCAGCGGCGGCGCGGCCGTGTCGTCGCTGGGCCACAGCCATCCCGACGTGCTGGCCGCCATCGGCTCGCAGCTGAAAACGACGGCCTATGCCCACTCGGCCTTTTTCACCACCGACGCGGCCGAGGAACTGGCGGCGCGCCTGGCCGACGGCGCGCCGGGCGACCTGAATCACGTCTACCTCGTCTCCGGCGGCTCGGAGGCCATCGAGACGGCACTGAAACTGGCGCGCCAGTACTTCGTCGAACACGGCGAACCCCAACGGCGCATGTTCATCGCGCGGCGCCAGAGCTACCACGGCAACACGCTGGGCGCGCTGGCGCTGGGCGGCAACGAATGGCGCCGCAAGCCGTTCGAGCCGCTGCTGATGGACGTGGCGCGCGTCTCGCCCTGCTACGAGTACCGCGAGCGGCCGGCCAGCCAGGACCTGCAGGACTACACGGCCGGCCTGCTGGTGGAGCTGGAACACAAGATCCTCGACGTCGGCCCGCAGAACGTGATCGGTTTCTGCGCCGAGCCGGTGGTGGGCGCCACCCTGGGTGCGGTGACTGCCACGCCCGGCTACTTCCAGGGCGTGCGCGCGCTGTGCGACAAGTACGGCATCCTGTTCATCGCCGATGAAGTCATGTGCGGCATGGGCCGTACCGGCACCTTGTATGCGATCGAACAGGAAGGCGTGGTGCCGGACATCGTCGCGCTGGGCAAGGGCCTGGCGGCCGGTTACCAGCCGGTAGGCGCCGTGCTGGCGCGCTCCCACATCGTCGAGCGCTTACGCAGCGGCAGCGGCGTGTTCCAGCACGGGCACACGTACAACGCCCACCCGGTGGCCGCCGCCGCCGCGCTGGCCGTGCAGAAGGTCATCCAGCGCGACGCCTTGCTGGCGGCCGTGATCGAACGCGGCGTGACGCTGCGGCGCATGCTGCGCGACGCCTTCGGCATGCACCCGCACGTGGGCGACATCCGCGGCCGCGGCCTGTTCGTGGGGCTGGAGCTGGTGCAGGACCGTGACACCAAGCGGCCGTTCGACCCGGACCTGAAGCTGCATGCGGCCGTGAAGGCGAAGGCGATGGAGTGCGGCCTGATGGTGTATCCGATGGGAGGCACGGTGGACGGCCGCCGTGGCGATCATATCCTGCTGGCGCCGCCCTTCATCGCCACCGATGCGGACCTGGGGCAGATCGTGGCGCGCTTGTCGGATGCGTTGGCGCGGGCGCTGGAGGCGATCCGGCCCGTGTGA
- a CDS encoding carboxymuconolactone decarboxylase family protein produces MTERLGPIPFDAMTPAQRAVAQAVIDGPRGALYGPFVPLLRSPELMAAAQQMGEYLRYRSALGTRLSELAILVTARHWNQQVEWAIHAPIAAQSGIAQDVIDAIAQRRAPAGLAADEQAVLDFCNELQRDRRVTDATYAKALAQFGEHGVTDLMGLNGYYTFLAMVMNAAQSAVPSSTAAPLPD; encoded by the coding sequence ATGACAGAACGCCTCGGCCCCATTCCCTTCGACGCCATGACGCCCGCGCAACGGGCCGTCGCGCAAGCCGTCATCGACGGCCCGCGCGGCGCGCTGTACGGCCCCTTCGTGCCGCTGCTGCGCAGCCCGGAGCTGATGGCCGCCGCCCAGCAGATGGGCGAATACCTGCGTTACCGCAGCGCACTCGGCACGCGCTTGTCCGAGCTGGCGATCCTCGTCACGGCGCGGCACTGGAACCAGCAGGTCGAGTGGGCGATCCACGCACCCATCGCCGCGCAATCTGGCATCGCGCAGGACGTCATCGACGCGATCGCCCAGCGCCGCGCGCCGGCGGGGCTGGCGGCGGACGAGCAGGCGGTGCTTGACTTCTGCAACGAGCTGCAGCGCGACAGGCGCGTGACGGATGCGACGTACGCGAAGGCGCTGGCCCAGTTCGGTGAACACGGCGTGACGGACCTGATGGGATTGAACGGCTACTACACGTTCCTGGCGATGGTGATGAACGCGGCGCAATCGGCCGTGCCATCTTCTACAGCGGCGCCGCTGCCTGACTGA
- a CDS encoding alpha/beta hydrolase: MSDVLQNIEVSTSDHPEFAVIVLHGLGADGNDFVPIVQELDLKGLPGIRFIFPHANTMPVSINGGYVMRAWYDIVHTDLGRQEDEKGLRASQQLVEALIAREKARGIPAHRIVLAGFSQGCAMTLQTGLRHPEKLAGLMCLSGYVPLADKIAAERSEASKQVPIFMVHGRMDPIIPVQRAIASRDLLLSLGYQVEWHEYPMQHSVCQEEIVHMGAWLRRVLS; this comes from the coding sequence ATGAGCGACGTGTTGCAGAACATCGAGGTCAGCACCTCGGACCATCCCGAATTCGCCGTCATCGTGCTGCACGGCCTGGGCGCCGACGGCAACGACTTCGTGCCCATCGTGCAGGAACTGGACCTGAAGGGCCTGCCGGGCATCCGCTTCATCTTCCCGCATGCCAACACGATGCCCGTGTCGATCAACGGCGGCTACGTGATGCGCGCCTGGTACGACATCGTGCACACGGACCTGGGCCGGCAAGAGGACGAGAAGGGCCTGCGCGCGTCGCAACAACTGGTCGAAGCGCTGATCGCGCGCGAGAAGGCGCGCGGCATCCCGGCCCACCGCATCGTGCTGGCTGGCTTCTCGCAAGGCTGTGCGATGACCTTGCAGACGGGCCTGCGTCATCCGGAAAAGCTGGCCGGGCTGATGTGCCTCTCCGGCTACGTGCCGCTGGCCGACAAGATCGCCGCCGAGCGCAGCGAGGCGTCCAAGCAGGTGCCGATCTTCATGGTGCACGGCCGCATGGACCCGATCATCCCCGTACAGCGCGCCATCGCGTCGCGCGACCTGCTGCTGTCGCTGGGCTACCAGGTCGAATGGCACGAGTACCCGATGCAGCATTCCGTGTGCCAGGAGGAGATCGTGCACATGGGGGCGTGGCTGCGTAGGGTACTAAGCTGA
- the mog gene encoding molybdopterin adenylyltransferase — protein sequence MTHNVNEIDLVIGLVSISDRASGGVYQDQGIPALEDWLKSAITTAYRVETRLIPDDRATIEATLVELADTVGCHLVLTTGGTGPARRDVTPEATLAVASKELPGFGEQMRQISLRFVPTAILSRQVAVIRESADHACLIMNLPGQPKSIKETLEGVKDADGKQVVAGIFAAVPYCIDLIGGPYIETDPAVCQAFRPKSAVRPAPAPLKI from the coding sequence ATGACGCATAACGTCAACGAAATCGACCTGGTCATCGGCCTGGTCTCGATCTCCGACCGCGCCAGCGGCGGCGTCTACCAGGACCAGGGCATCCCGGCCCTGGAAGACTGGCTGAAAAGCGCCATCACGACGGCCTACCGCGTCGAGACACGCCTGATCCCGGATGACCGCGCCACCATCGAGGCGACGCTGGTGGAACTGGCCGACACGGTCGGCTGCCACCTGGTGCTGACGACGGGCGGTACCGGCCCGGCGCGCCGCGATGTGACGCCGGAAGCGACATTGGCCGTGGCCAGCAAGGAACTGCCGGGCTTCGGCGAGCAGATGCGCCAGATCAGCCTGCGCTTCGTGCCGACCGCGATCCTGTCGCGCCAGGTCGCCGTGATCCGCGAATCGGCCGACCACGCCTGCCTGATCATGAACCTGCCGGGCCAGCCGAAGTCGATCAAGGAAACGCTGGAAGGCGTCAAGGATGCGGACGGCAAGCAGGTAGTGGCCGGCATCTTTGCCGCCGTGCCGTACTGCATCGACCTGATCGGCGGCCCCTATATCGAAACCGACCCGGCGGTGTGCCAGGCGTTCCGGCCGAAATCGGCCGTGCGCCCCGCTCCCGCCCCTCTGAAGATCTAA